In Acidiferrobacteraceae bacterium, the genomic window GCCTTCGATGATGTCCCGTATGGCCTTCTGGACGCCCTGGGGAGTGATGCCATGGGCCTCATTGTATTTGGTCTGCCGGCGCCGACGCCGTTCGGTTTCGTCCAGGGTCGCCCGGATGGAGGCCGTAATCGTGTCGGCATACAGAATTGCCTTGCCATGCAGATTGCGCGCGGCACGCCCCACCGTCTGGATCAGCGATCGGGTCGATCGAAGGAAACCTTCCTTGTCCGCATCGAGGATCGCCACCAGCGAAACCTCCGGCATATCCAGACCCTCACGCAGAAGATTGATCCCCACCAGCACGTCGAACACTCCGGCGCGGAGATCGCGGATGATTTCTACCCGCTCCACCGTCTCAATGTCCGAATGCAAATAGCGTACGCGCACCCCGTGTTCGTTCAGATAATCCGTGAGATCCTCGGCCATCCGCTTGGTCAGGGTGGTTACCAGGACCCGCTCCCCCGCCTGCGCGCGCAGGTTGATCTCCGAGAGCAGGTCGTCCACCTGGCTCGCGACCGGCCGGATCTCTACTTCCGGATCCAGCAGACCTGTAGGGCGGACCACCTGGTCGACGACCGTTGGACAGTGCTCCAGTTCATAGGGCCCCGGGGTCGCCGACACGAAAATGGTCTGCGGCATCATGGCCTCGAATTCATCGAAGCGCAGTGGCCGGTTGTCCAGTGCCGACGGCAACCGGAATCCGTATTCCACCAGAGTCTCTTTGCGCGACCGGTCCCCCTTGTACATGGCACCGATCTGCGGCACCGTAACGTGACTTTCGTCGAGCACGAGAATCGCATCATCGGGCAGATAGTCGATCAGTGTCGGAGGCGGTTCCCCGGCCGCCCGCCCGGAAAGGTACCGTGAGTAGTTTTCGATTCCCGCGCAGTAACCGATTTCCTGCATCATCTCCATGTCGAAGCGCGTGCGCTGCTCCAGCCGCTGCGCCTCGACCAGCTTGTCCGCCTGGCGCAACTCGTCGAGACGGACTTTCAATTCCTCGCCAATCTGCTCCACCGCGTGCAGGATTGTTTCCCGCGGTGTGACGTAGTGGGACTTCGGGAAAACCGTCGTGCGCGACAAGCGCTCTACGACTTCGCCCGTCAGCGGGTCGAACTGGGACAGGGCATCGATCTCGTCTCCGAACAATTCCACCCGGACGGCCAGCCGCTCCGAATCGGCCGGATAGATATCGATCACATCGCCTCGTACGCGAAAGGTACCGCGCCGTAACTCCATGTCATTGCGCGTGTACTGCAGCTCCGCCAGGCGCCGCAGGATGGCGCGTTGATCCGTTGGCGCGCCGGCGCGCAGGTGCAGAATCATGCCATGGTAGGACTGGGGGTCGCCCAGACCGTAGATGGCGGAGACCGTTGCGACGATGATGCTGTCGCGGCGCTCCAGCAGGGCCTTGGTGGCGGAAAGGCGCATCTGTTCGATGTGTTCGTTGATGGATGCATCCTTCTCGATATAGGTATCTGATGACGGTACGTAGGCCTCGGGCTGGTAATAGTCGTAATAGGAGACGAAATACTCGACGGCATTGCGCGGGAAGAAATCGCGCAGCTCGGAATACAGCTGCGCGGCCAGGGTCTTGTTCGGCGCCATAACCAGAGCGGGCCGCTGAATGCGGGCAATCACGTTTGCAACGGTGAACGTTTTGCCGGAACCGGTGACGCCCAGGAGGGTTTGCCAGGCCTCCCCCGCGGCCATACCCTCGGTCAGGGCATCGATCGCGGCCGGCTGGTCGCCGGCCGGCTCATAGGGGCTGCTCAGTTCAAAAAATTCGCTCATCTACTGTTCGCGTGGCAGTTCTTGGAATATATTAACGCAGTTTTCTGTAGCCCGTTTTCCCGGATCTCGCACCCTTGTCAAAGCCATTCCTTTCGCAACGCGTTCAGCGGATCAAGCCTTCGCCCACGCTGGCCGTCACCAATCGCGCGCGCGAACTGCGTGCCGCCGGCAAGGACGTTATTGGCCTCGGGGCTGGTGAACCGGATTTCGATACGCCCGAACACATCAAGGAAGCGGCAATCCAGGCAATTCGCGACGGGTTCACGAAATACACCGCCGTCGACGGCACGCCGGAACTGAAACAGGCAGTCATCGCCAAGTTCCATCGCGACAACGGCCTGGACTATGACGCGGACCAGATCCTCGTTTCCTGTGGCGGCAAGCAGAGTTTCTTCAACCTGGCGCAGGCTTTGCTGGATGCCGGCGATGAAGTAATCATTCCTGCCCCGTATTGGGTGTCCTATCCGGATATGGTGCTTCTGGCCGATGCGAAACCGGTGATCCTCCACGCCGGCATTGAGCAAGGGTTCAAGATTACGCCGCGACAGCTGGAGGCCGTGCTGACGGACCACACTCGGCTGTTCGTGATCAATAGCCCCTCCAACCCCACGGGGGTCGCCTACACGCGTGCCGAACTGGCGGCCCTGGGAGAGGTCTTGCGGGGATGGCCCGAGGTAGTCGTCGCGACCGACGATATGTACGAGCATATCCTGTGGGCGAATGAGCCCTTTTCCAATATCGTCACTGCCTGCCCGGATCTTCTCGATCGCACGGTGGTTCTCAACGGTGTTTCCAAGGCTTATTCCATGACCGGCTGGCGGATTGGCTATGCGGCCGGCCCGACAGAACTGATCGGGGCCATGAAGAAGATCCAGTCCCAGAGCACGTCCAACCCGGCATCGATTTCCCAGGCGGCCGCGCGCGCCGCCCTGGACGGCGACCAGGGCTGTATCACGCCGATGTTGCAGGCCTTCCGCCAGCGCCATGACCACGTGGTGGAACGACTGAACCGTATCGCGGGATTTCGGTGCCTCCCGGCTGACGGAACGTTCTACGCGTTTCCGGATGTTCGCGAGACTGTTTCCGCCCACGCCGGCATCGCTGACGACGTGGAACTGGCTGAATGGATCCTGAATGATGCCGGCGTGGCCCTGGTGCCCGGTTCCGCCTTTGGCGCCCCTGGCTATCTGCGCCTGTCTTTTGCCACCGATATGGCATCCCTTGATTCTGCGCTGGACCGGATCGAAGGCCTGCTGGGCAAGAACTAGCCGGGCCGTCCTCGTCCTGTCACACCCAAAGTGACTCGCTGCCAGAACCTCCGCGAAAAGCCGTCAGGCGGCCTTGTCGCATTCGAGCACGACCCATAGAATAATAGTCTGCTGTCGCCCAATTCCGGCAGGAAGCCGAATGGCGCGATTTCACAAAGCGCAAATCAAGGAGGATGAGCGTGAGAAACCTTTTCGTGCCCCACTCCGGGGTATTCTGTCCCGTTTTTCGGGCACCGGCCCGACAGGCGGGCTTCAATCTCGTCGAAATCCTGACCGCGGTCACCGTTCTGGCCATCCTTGGCAGCCTGGCCCTGCAAGCGGGGCAACTGCTTCGCCGGGAAATGACGTCGTCCGAAGTGAACGACCTCATGGCCTCCCTGTCCTATGCACGCAGCACCGCGATCAAGACGAGACAGACCATCACGGTCTGTAAAAGTGATGACGGGCAGCGATGCGGTCGTGGTGCGAGCTGGGACGGAGGCTGGATCACGTTTGTCGACCGGGACCGGGACCGGATCGTGGACCCGGAAGACCAGCTCCTGCGCGTCCACGAGGCCCTGCCGGCCGGGAGCCGGTTGCGGGACGGATCGGGATATTTCTACTACGTGATGTTCAAACCGGACGGCTCCGGATGGCCCAATGCCACGTTCACCTTCTGCGGACCGGCCGGATACCGTCGCGCCATCGTCCTGTATCGGACGGGCCGGGCCCGGGTTTCGCCCCTGTCCTCGGGCCGGACAGCGCTGGATTGCGGTCTTTCTTGACCGGTCCGGGGGGCGTCAGTACCATACGCGCCCTCTTCCCCGGTAGCTCAGTTGGTAGAGCAGAAGACTGTTAATCTTTTGGTCGGCGGTTCGAGTCCGTCCCGGGGAGCCAAAATATCCGAGCGCCGCCTCCTGTACCCGGCAACCCGATACGGCCGGCCCGCGCGCACCGCGTCAGCCGTCTGCNNNNNNNNNNNNNNNNNNNNNNNNNNNNNNNNNNNNNNNNNNNNNNNNNNNNNNGAGACGGCTTGTCGAGCCGGATGTCGTATTCGCCCCCAATCCCGCGAATGTCGTACACCGTCACCGCCTGCTGCAGGCCCTTGGCGCGCACACCGTAGACACCGTCCAGGTCCAGACCTTCTCCTGCGCAGGTCACAGTAGATTCGGAAGCCAGCACACGTCCGCCGTCGCAACTGGCCTGGATACGCGCAGCGACATTGACGGCGTTGCCGACGATTCCGTACTTGATCCGTTTCTCGGACCCGATATTCCCGACGACCACGTCGCCGGTATTGAGACCGATCCCCATCTCCACCGTTGGCAGGCCATCCATCCCGTTGATGCGATTTACGTCTTCCATCGCCTGTTGCATCTCCAGGGCGCACGCGACTGCAGTGCGGGCATGATTCTCCATCGGCACGGGGGCGCCAAAGAAGGCAAGAATTCCGTCGCCGAAAAATTCATTGATTGTGCCTCCATGCACGCCAATGACGTCCGTCATGACACCAAAGAAATTATTGACCAGGCGAACCACCTCGGTGGGTGACAATTGTTCGGCAAGCGGGGTGAAACCCCGCAAATCTGCAAACAGGATCGTCAGTTCATGCAAATCGCCGCCGAGGGCCAAACCCGTGGGTGAGTCCAGCAGCTGTTCCACGACCTCATCGGTGAGATAGCGCCCAAAGGCGGCGCGAATGAAGTCGTTGCGAGCCTCCAGTCTGCTCAACAGTTTCCGGTTATGATCATTGGTGAACTTCAATGCGAGTTGTGTGTCCACTCGCGCCATCATGACCTTCATGTCGATGGGCTTGGTCACATAGTCGTTCGCACCCAGTTCCAGCGCCTCGATAATATCCTGGCTGTCGTCCCGTGCCGTTGCCATGATCACCGGTAACTCGGCCCGCCCGCGCTTCTCACGAATTGCCCACAGAACATCGTAGCCACTCATCTCCGGCATAACGATATCGAGAAGGACCAGGTCGAATGGACCGGCTTCGATTGCCGCAATCGCCTGCCGGCCACTTTGCACGCTTTCCGCATCGTAGCCGCGCATGGCCAGACGCCGCGTTAACAACTCACAGTTGTTCGCGTTGTCATCCACGACCAGAATGCGTGCGGTTTCTTCGCTCATTCGGTTATTCTTTCTCTTTCCCGATCCCATCGCGACCCTAGGGCGCGTACAGGAAGATTTCGTCCGCGAGTTCCGTAGCCAGATAATAGCCGGGCAGAAGCCGGTTGATCTCTTCGGCGGCATAGCGGGCCTTGCGAAAATCGCCGCGAGCGAGATAGCTCTCCCCCGCCTGAAAATACCAGTAAGATGCGGCATACGGGCAGCGATGAATCCCCCACCCCTTTTCCCGCATCAGGCCCATATGTAGCTGGGCCTCGGCCAGGCCCTGCTGTGCTGCGCGCCGGAACCAGTAGACGGCCCGTTCCAGATTCTGCTGCGTACCCAGTCCCTGTGCAAAGAACACGCCAAGATTATACTGCGACCGGACATTACCCTGTTCGGCGGCCAGCTTTGTCCAGTAAAAGGCCCGTTTCCCGTCCCGGGGAAGCCCTCCAACACCGGACCCATACATCATGCCCAGCAAGGCCTGCGCGCGGAGGTCCCCATGCCGGCCCTCGCGGTGCAGTTTCAGCAATTCCGGCCGGGTCGTGCCGGAAGGCGGCCGCGCCAGTTCGCCAGAGGGCCCGGTTTGGCAACCCATGAGGGCCACGACCCACACCAGGAGTATTCCAGCCAGCCCCGCCCTGACGGGTTTCACATTCCCTTCTCCTGATCCATCGATGCAAGACCTTGCATAGCGTATGCCAAATACAGTTATAGCCGAAAACCGTAGCGGAAACCTTGGCAAGGTGGAGGTTTCGGGGATCGACACCAGAAATGGGTGGAATCGCCTGAGCGCCCTTGTCGGGCGCAGCATCGAATCGTTACAGTGGGGCCCATTCTAAAGAACATTGCCGCAGGAGGAGACTGGAATGATCGGAAAGAAGAACATCGCTTTTGGCTTTCTTTATCTCGTACTGAGCGCGTCCCTGGGTCCCTACATGATCGTGACCCAGTTTCCGGCGGTCGCCCAGAGCCAGGCCGCGAAACAGGCCAAGATGAGCGCCCTTCAGCTGGCCCAGAGCAATGGTTTCGTTGATGAAAACCTGAATACCATGACTCCGAAACAGATTGCCGAAGCGAACACCGGGGCCATCCTCGCCCTGTCGGCCAACCTGAACGCGCAGGCACCCGTCGACGCTATCAAGGGCGGTCCCCATGCGCACGGAAATCTCGAGGCCCTGCTGAATGTCGTTGCCGGAATTGTCCTGTGCTTCCTTGCCCTGCCGATCCTGTACAAGCAGATTCTCAGCTGGCTGTTCATCGGCGGCGCGGTACTGCACTCGGGCATTTGGTACCTCGCCGTTGTCCTGCAATGGGGATGGGCCATCTCGTGGACCACGGGCCCGCTGGCCGTCATCGGCCCGGTACTGGTCCTCGCGGGCTTCGGCCTCATGGGCATCGCCGTAATCCTTGGCTTCAGGGGCGAGATCGTGCGCGACTAGGCACGCGCTCGACGGCTCAGTCGGTACTGAGGGTCACGAAGGCGACTGCGTATTCCCGCTCATCCGCGAGACTCAGGTGCGCGGAGCGAATCTCGTGGCTGGCCACGAATTCTGCCGCATAGCCATCGAATTCAAGGAGGGGACGGCCATTGGCGTCGTGTGAGACGCCAATGTGCCGAAGATGCAGACCCTTGCGGAAGCCCGTGCCCATCGCCTTGGCCGTCGCCTCCTTGGCGGCAAACCGCTTGGCCAGAAAGTGTGCCGGTGCCTGAGCGCGCTGGAAATCCCCGTATTCGCGGTCGGTCAGGATCCGGCGTGCAAAGCGGTCGCCCCGCTGTGTGAGGATGCGCTCCATCCGCCCTACCTGGACGATATCGGTGCCGATGCCGAAAATCATTCCGCGGCCGCTGCGCACATCAGCGCCTTCATCTCCCGAACCGCTTCGCGGAAGCCGGTGAAAACAGCCCGGGCAACGATGGAATGACCGATGTTCAGTTCGGCGACCCCGGGTATGGCGGCGATCTCCTGGACATTGTGATAGTGCAGGCCGTGACCCGCATTGACCTGCAGACCCAGGTCCTGACCCAGACGGATCGCCTGCTGAATCCGGGTCAGTTCCCCGTGGCGCTCGCGTGCGCCGACGATGTCGGCGAAGTGTCCCGTGTGAATCTCAATCACGGGTGCGCGCACGCGTTCCGCTGCCTCCACCTGTGCCGGATCAGCGTCGATAAAGAGAGAAACCCGTACCCCCGCCTCCGCCAGCTGCGCGCAGGCATCGGCAATCCGGTTCTCCTGCCCGGCCACGTCCAGTCCTCCCTCCGTGGTAAGCTCCTCGCGACGTTCCGGCACCAGACAGCAGTCTTCGGGGTGGAGCCGGGTCGCAAACTCCAGCATCTCCGCGGTTACCGCCATTTCAAGGTTCAGGCGAGTCTGTTTCGCCTGCTGCACCAGTTCCACGTCCCGCTCCTGAACGTGACGCCGGTCCTCTCGCAGGTGCATCGTGATCGCGTCCGCGCCCGCAAGCTCGGCTTCCATTGCGGCGTACACCGGATCGGGATAGCGGGTGCCACGCGCCTGGCGCAGGCTGGCCACATGGTCGATGTTCACACCAAGCTGGATCAATCTTGATCTCCTTCTTCTTCTACGGCGCGGCGTGACGTCACCGCGCTAAAGACTCTCCGACTTTGCAGAGGCTTGTAGTCGAGGCGATGCGCAATCACGGTCCGCATCAGGCCCTTCAGCTCCATCAACACCGAGGGCTCGTCGATCTCGCCTCGTTCCAGCGCCAGCAGGGTTTGCCCGTGAATCCGGGCTTCGCCGGGCTGGCCGACGATGCGGTGGGGCCCTTCGTCGGGCACATACTGGTACAGGGCATCGGCATCGATGGCTGCATTATTGGTCACATCGTGGTCCAGAACCAGACCATAACCCAGCTCCTGCAACAAACGGTATTCAAAGCGGCGCAGCGCCACATCCAGATTCCCTCCCCTGCCCAGCTCATCGAGGCCCTGCACATAGGCGTCGAACAATTCTTCGTGGGGATCATGCCGATGCAGCAGGCGCATCAGCAGCTCGTTGATGTAAAAGCCACAGTAGACAGCGTCGCCCGTCAGGGCGCGTGATGGTCCCGCAGCCTCGACCGCTCCCAGGACGCCCAACTCACCGGTCCCGGACCAGGACACCAGCAAGGGCTGGAACGGTGCCAACAGGGCACGCTGCCGGCTGCGTGGTCGACGGGCCCCCTTGGCCAGCACACCAATCCGGCCATGATCGCGGGTGAACAATTCGATCAGGAGCGACGTTTCGCTGTAGTCATGCTGATGCAGAACAAATGCTGCCTGCTGTGCAACTCGCATCAGCGGTCCTCGTCTATATACCCCAGTCCGTGCAGGGCGCGTTCACTGTCTGCCCAGCCCTCACGCAGCTTGACCCACACGCGCAAGAAAACCTTTTCACCGAACAGCTTTTCCATCTCCAGTCGCGCGGCACTGCTGATCGCCTTGATCCGCTCGCCCTCCTTGCCGATAAGCACCGCCTTCTGTCCCGGTTTTTCTACATAGATAAGCGCATCAATATTGAGCTTCTTGTTGTCGCGACGAAAGCGCTCGATCTCGACCGCGGTGGCATAGGGGATTTCATCACCCACGGCACGAAACACCTGCTCCCGAATTCGTTCCGCCGCCAGGAACCGCTCGCTTCGATCGGTGAGCTGGTCCTGCGGATAGATCGGCGGCTGTTCCGGAAGGTATTTCATCAACACATCTTCGAGCTCGTTCACATTTGTCCCGCGGGCAGCGGATACGGGAACGATTTCCGCGAAGGACATCTTTTTGCCGGAAGACTCGATCAGCGGAAGCAGGGCCTCCGGGGTGGGCAAACGATCGATCTTGTTGATGACGAGGATCACCGGCACGGGCTGGGCGCGAACGGCCTCGAGCACAGGCTCATCCATTTCCCGCCAGCCCTCCGCCGTGATCACCATGGCCACGCAATCGACACCATGCAGCGCCCCGACGATGGCACGTTTCATATAGCGGCCCAAAAGGCGGCTTTCGCCTCCATGCATCCCCGGCGTATCCACCAGCACGAGCTGTCCGTCGGCCCGATTCTTGATTCCAACAACGCGGTGTCGGGTGGTTTGGGGGCGGCGGGACGTGATACTGACCTTTTCGCCGATAATACGGTTCATCAGCGTTGATTTGCCGACGTTGGGACGACCCACAAAGGCGACAAGCCCTGCGCGCATTTGGCTTTCCATCAGTCGGCTTCGAGCAGGGACAAGGCCTTTTCCGCCGCATCCTGCTCCGCGGCCCGCCGCGAGCGACCCGAGCCCTCCACGCGATCGGACAGGCTACTCACGGAACACTCCACGTGAAAGTTCTGGGCGTGTGCCTGGCCGGAAACCTCCAGAACCCGGTAGTCGGGCGTAGGCAGGCCTCGGCTCTGCAGATACTCCTGGAGCCGGGTCTTTGGATCCTTTTCCGTAGCACGGGCATCGAGATCGTACAGCTTGTCCGAGTAGACCCGCAAAATCACATCCCGCACGACGCCAAAATCACTGTCCATCAGGATTGCGCCGAAGACCGCCTCCAGAGCGTCAGCCAGTATGGAGCCCCGATCGAATCCTCCGGTCCGCAATTCGCCAGGGCCGAGGCGCAGGGCCGGACCGAGTTCCAGGCGACGCGCAAGCTCGGACAGGCTTTCTTTTCTGACCAGGCGTGCACGCAGGCGCGTTAGCTCACCCTCGGTCAGCTTTGGAAAGCGCTCATACAGATAGGAGGAAATGGTAAACCCGAGCACGCTGTCACCCAGGAACTCGAGTCTCTCGTTGTTGTCTGCGGCCCGGCTGCGGTGGGTCAGCGCCCGTTCCAGGAGGTTACCGTCCGTGAATTGGTATCCCAGTCTCTCCAGAAAACCGCGGACGGCGTCAACCAAAGTCAGCGCACCGTGACTTCATGATCGAAATAGATGACGGCGGAAATATTTCCTGCCATGGGAATCTCGACCGAGTAGTCCGCATTAATGGTCTTTCCTCCCGATGTGGCCGTGACTTGCACATCCTTGTATGGATCCATGGATGTAATGTAATCGACATCGAACTGTTTGGAGATGCTTGCACGGATATCCTGTATCGTCATATCGCCCGCGCCTGGCTGGCTGGCCACCCGCCGCAAGGCCGAGCCGATCTCGGCATCGGTAATGTACGGAGGCACCAGCTTGAACGCCAGAAAAAGAAAAAACACGCCAATGAAAATAATGAAAGCAACACCCCAGAGGGTGATGCCACGTTGGCTGCTTGTGCCCTGCATATCTACCTCCGGCAGTTCTAGTGAATGGTTTCGCCGATACGTTTCCAGAAAATACGATTCCAGATCCAGCCTTTCTCGCCGAGCTCGTCGTAGCTGAACCAGATAAAAAATGCACGACCGATCAGGTTCTGCTCCGGAACGAATCCCCAGTAGCGACTGTCGTTGCTTCGATCCCGGTTATCACCCATAACGAAATAATGGCCCGCCGGGACGTGAATTTCCAACTTTGGCGCGCCGCCACTTCCCGGATCGGTAAGAATGTGATGCCGGACCCCGCCCAGATCCTCTGTCCACTGCCGCATTTGGGCCAATCGTTCGCCAATCTCCCGGATTTGCACCGGAGGATCCGCGGTCCGGGTTACGGCCTTCCCGTTAATTGTCAACTTCTTGTTTTCGTATATAACATCATCACCCGGTATGCCCACCACCCGCTTGATATAGTTCTTCGAGGGATCCTGGGGATACCGGAATACCACCACGTCGCCGCGATGAGGTTCGCTCACGGGTATCAGTTTCACGTCAAGAATTGGCAGGCGAATTCCATAGCGGAACTTGTTAACCAAAATATAGTCGCCGGGAACCAGACTCGGCAGCATGGACCCGGAAGGAATCGTAAATGGCTCGGCGATAAAGGCCCGCAGCACGAACACGACCAGAATCACCGGGAAGAAGGTTCGTGCGTACTCCACCACGAGCGGTTCGTGCTCCACGGCGGCAATCGCGGTTTCGTCTCCGCCTTCCGCTTTCACCGCCTCTGCCCGGCGCCGGCGGCGCGCGCGCAGGATCGCCCGATCGAACCCCCAGATGCCGCCGGCAATCAGCAGCAGCCACAACATCAATGCCGAAAAATCCATTACTTGTTCTCGTCTACCCGAAGTACCGCAAGAAACGCCTCTTGTGGAATCTCTACCGATCCGAATTGTTTCATACGCTTCTTGCCGGCCTTCTGCTTCTCCAGCAGTTTCCGTTTACGGGTCGCATCTCCGCCATAGCACTTCGCCGTCACGTTCTTGCGCAGGGCCTTCACGGTCTCACGCGAAATGATTTTCGATCCAATCGCCGCCTGAATGGCCACGTCAAACATCTGCCGGGGAATGATCTCCCTCAATCTCCTGGCCAGTTCGCGTCCCCGATACTGGGCCTGGTCCCGATGCACGATGATCGAAAGCGCGTCGACTTTTTCCCCGTTAATCATCACATCGAGCTTTACCATCGGCGACGGTCGAAACTCGACGAACTCGTAATCCAGGGATGCAAATCCGCGACTTACCGATTTCAGACGATCAAAGAAGTCCAGCACGATCTCGTTCAGTGGCAATTCGTAGCTTAGCATGACCTGCCGCCCCATATACTGCATATGGGTTTGAACACCCCGCTTCTCCACGCACAGGCCGATGACCGCACCCACGTAGTCCTGGGGGAGGAGGATGTGCGCCCGCACAATGGGTTCTCGAAACTCGGCAATCCTTGATGGCTCCGGGAGCTTTGCCGGATTTTCAACCTCGATCACAGCCCCGGAAGTGTCAACGATTTGATAAATCACCGTGGGCGCAGTGGTGACGAGATTCAGATTGTATTCCCGTTCCAGGCGTTCCTGGATGATCTCCATGTGCAGCATGCCGAGGAAGCCGCACCGAAAGCCGAAGCCCAGCGCCTGCGATGTTTCAGGCTCGAAGCTCAGCGAAGCATCATTCAGGCTGAGCTTTTCCAGTGCCTCGCGAAAGGCATCGTAGTCCGAGGAATCGACAGGATAGAGGCCGGCAAAAACCTGGGGCTTGATCTCCTTGAATCCGGGAAGCGCTTCTGCCGCCGGCTGGCGCGCATGCGTGATCGTATCGCCAACACGGGCACCGTGGACTTCCTTGATTCCGGCAATCACATATCCCACGTCGCCGGCATACAGCGCGTCGACCCGCTTTCTCTTCGGCGTGAAAATGCCAACCTCGTCGGTTTCATACTCGCTCTTCACGGCCATCATGCGGATCCGCTCGCGTGCGCGCAGAGTCCCATCCATGATCCTGACAAGGACGACCGTCCCGAGGTAGTTGTCGAACCAGGAGTCCACAATCAGTGCCTTCAGGGGAGCGTCTGCATCGCCACGGGGCGGAGGAATGCGGTGGACGATGGATTCGAGGATCTCCGTTACCCCTTCCCCGGTCTTGGCACTGGCGCGAATCGCGTCCTGGGCATCGATGCCGATGATGTCCTCGATCTCGGCAATCACCCGCTCCGGATCGGCGGCCGGCAGGTCGATCTTGTTGAGCACCGGAAGGATCTCGAGATCCAGTTCCGCCGCGGTGTAGCAGTTGGCCACGGTCTGCGCCTGGACACCCTGGGAGGCGTCAACTACCAGTAGCGCACCCTCACAGGCGGTAAGGGAACGGGAAACCTCGTAGGAGAAGTCCACGTGACCCGGGGTGTCGATCATGTTCAGGCGATAGGTATGACCATCCTTCGCCGTGTAGTCCAGCGCCACCTGCTGGGCCTTGATCGTGATTCCGCGTTCACGCTCCAGTTCCATGGAATCGAGAACCTGCTCCTCCATCTCGCGATCGGTCAGTCCGCCACAGACCTGGATAAACCGATCTGCCAGAGTCGATTTCCCGTGATCAATGTGGGCGATGATGGAGAAGTTGCGGATTCGTTCCGGATTCCAGTGTTTCATGGGTCGGGGACCAGCAGTCAGGGCCCCGGTCTGGATGAAGTGTTCTGAAGGGGGGTCAGGCGTTCAGCACCGAAGCCGCGCGTATCATAGCCGATCCCGCCAGCGAGAGAAATATGCCGAGGGCGGTTCAGGGCTTTTCCGTACGGGGTGATACCGAGTCCGCGATCATGGCCACCGTGGCGGGCGGCACCTCGCCCACGACAGTAATATGGTCGTCGCCCGCGACCCGGCCGTAGGCATGGACCGCGCCCATCCCCGTGGCACCGTGTATCGAGTGTTTCGCCCGCTCGTCCTTGCGCTCGATAAACACCGACACCGCTGCCAGGCCATCCGAATACACGAGATGCTCGATCTCCTGCTTGTGCATCGGACCCTTGCGGGAAATCTGTTTCGTCAGCTCGAAACCGGACGGCAGGCGCGTTGCGCGCCAATGGGTTTCCATGGTCGGCTTCGCGGAACTGTCGGTTTCGCGGTGCCACACCATGCCCTTGCCCGTGTACCGTGGCTGCAGGTCCTTGTCCGCGATCGGGTGATCA contains:
- the lepB gene encoding signal peptidase I, which encodes MDFSALMLWLLLIAGGIWGFDRAILRARRRRRAEAVKAEGGDETAIAAVEHEPLVVEYARTFFPVILVVFVLRAFIAEPFTIPSGSMLPSLVPGDYILVNKFRYGIRLPILDVKLIPVSEPHRGDVVVFRYPQDPSKNYIKRVVGIPGDDVIYENKKLTINGKAVTRTADPPVQIREIGERLAQMRQWTEDLGGVRHHILTDPGSGGAPKLEIHVPAGHYFVMGDNRDRSNDSRYWGFVPEQNLIGRAFFIWFSYDELGEKGWIWNRIFWKRIGETIH
- the rnc gene encoding ribonuclease III, whose amino-acid sequence is MVDAVRGFLERLGYQFTDGNLLERALTHRSRAADNNERLEFLGDSVLGFTISSYLYERFPKLTEGELTRLRARLVRKESLSELARRLELGPALRLGPGELRTGGFDRGSILADALEAVFGAILMDSDFGVVRDVILRVYSDKLYDLDARATEKDPKTRLQEYLQSRGLPTPDYRVLEVSGQAHAQNFHVECSVSSLSDRVEGSGRSRRAAEQDAAEKALSLLEAD
- the recO gene encoding DNA repair protein RecO, with the translated sequence MRVAQQAAFVLHQHDYSETSLLIELFTRDHGRIGVLAKGARRPRSRQRALLAPFQPLLVSWSGTGELGVLGAVEAAGPSRALTGDAVYCGFYINELLMRLLHRHDPHEELFDAYVQGLDELGRGGNLDVALRRFEYRLLQELGYGLVLDHDVTNNAAIDADALYQYVPDEGPHRIVGQPGEARIHGQTLLALERGEIDEPSVLMELKGLMRTVIAHRLDYKPLQSRRVFSAVTSRRAVEEEGDQD
- the era gene encoding GTPase Era — translated: MRAGLVAFVGRPNVGKSTLMNRIIGEKVSITSRRPQTTRHRVVGIKNRADGQLVLVDTPGMHGGESRLLGRYMKRAIVGALHGVDCVAMVITAEGWREMDEPVLEAVRAQPVPVILVINKIDRLPTPEALLPLIESSGKKMSFAEIVPVSAARGTNVNELEDVLMKYLPEQPPIYPQDQLTDRSERFLAAERIREQVFRAVGDEIPYATAVEIERFRRDNKKLNIDALIYVEKPGQKAVLIGKEGERIKAISSAARLEMEKLFGEKVFLRVWVKLREGWADSERALHGLGYIDEDR
- the lepA gene encoding translation elongation factor 4, producing the protein MKHWNPERIRNFSIIAHIDHGKSTLADRFIQVCGGLTDREMEEQVLDSMELERERGITIKAQQVALDYTAKDGHTYRLNMIDTPGHVDFSYEVSRSLTACEGALLVVDASQGVQAQTVANCYTAAELDLEILPVLNKIDLPAADPERVIAEIEDIIGIDAQDAIRASAKTGEGVTEILESIVHRIPPPRGDADAPLKALIVDSWFDNYLGTVVLVRIMDGTLRARERIRMMAVKSEYETDEVGIFTPKRKRVDALYAGDVGYVIAGIKEVHGARVGDTITHARQPAAEALPGFKEIKPQVFAGLYPVDSSDYDAFREALEKLSLNDASLSFEPETSQALGFGFRCGFLGMLHMEIIQERLEREYNLNLVTTAPTVIYQIVDTSGAVIEVENPAKLPEPSRIAEFREPIVRAHILLPQDYVGAVIGLCVEKRGVQTHMQYMGRQVMLSYELPLNEIVLDFFDRLKSVSRGFASLDYEFVEFRPSPMVKLDVMINGEKVDALSIIVHRDQAQYRGRELARRLREIIPRQMFDVAIQAAIGSKIISRETVKALRKNVTAKCYGGDATRKRKLLEKQKAGKKRMKQFGSVEIPQEAFLAVLRVDENK
- a CDS encoding DUF4845 domain-containing protein, encoding MQGTSSQRGITLWGVAFIIFIGVFFLFLAFKLVPPYITDAEIGSALRRVASQPGAGDMTIQDIRASISKQFDVDYITSMDPYKDVQVTATSGGKTINADYSVEIPMAGNISAVIYFDHEVTVR
- the pdxJ gene encoding pyridoxine 5'-phosphate synthase, whose product is MIQLGVNIDHVASLRQARGTRYPDPVYAAMEAELAGADAITMHLREDRRHVQERDVELVQQAKQTRLNLEMAVTAEMLEFATRLHPEDCCLVPERREELTTEGGLDVAGQENRIADACAQLAEAGVRVSLFIDADPAQVEAAERVRAPVIEIHTGHFADIVGARERHGELTRIQQAIRLGQDLGLQVNAGHGLHYHNVQEIAAIPGVAELNIGHSIVARAVFTGFREAVREMKALMCAAAAE